Proteins encoded within one genomic window of Acidobacteriota bacterium:
- a CDS encoding transglycosylase SLT domain-containing protein — MRNQLRRLACLILVFFSGMTGMVAPLSAQTAKLSIASHHAQIQEAMARRTYQVAIRLLDELKKAEPELYQLNNYEYLRARLADWTGDGATAIQLYRTVAEQKNKLSPFAMRHLAELQHERKDFKNEQVYWQLLRTSYPNSPAVKGTLGKLAESYEHSGNYRAAASVYQNISTTDREILGKTAIALRKADKADAARLIFQRLLQTGKDDQALLAAENLDELGGETLTEADHLARGRLFLKNRHAEGAIRHFQTIVRQYPACKQMPEVLFGIGRAHYISERWDEAITWYDRAHREFPKTPDGELAFYQLGHAHQNAGRAREAVAQYEAFIAEYPKSETLGGAHLNAIDTLRLAGDTTAALDWCARTETRLSTEVAGVTAKFLRAKILMNLNQFQAALNVLNQLQNEPLGRRAPGATNRGEVNFLRGYCLEQLKQYSPAIDVYLGLPDERNQYYGQRATERLMNLRETLKGSAANEFSKRLTTLLATARTASTAGRYGEAKYAAHQALRLTTDLATQRELFRLLETCYRNLPDYARAWNYQLVPVGRNVITSASNTPVQRDLGDELCFLGLFDEGISELPAPRVKAGGNDNWNYSLAVYSNRGNRAWQAIDYAERVFGSLPADFRLELMPRDVAELLYPAPYRPAILKATRPRQVDPRLLLAIARQESRFRPWVKSAAAARGLFQFIDSTADQIAAQLKLDTYSRDDLYEPKYAVLFGAQYVSNLFKQFPGHPQAVVASYNGGEAGVRRWLQRAGSDDVDRFTPEVGFAETKDYVFIVMNNYAAYRQLYQRDLTEPEASQSASTIPQTRDETASSQLHELAMALVEGGAVAILKEH; from the coding sequence ATGCGCAATCAACTGCGGCGACTTGCCTGCCTGATCCTTGTCTTTTTTTCAGGAATGACCGGAATGGTTGCTCCACTTTCAGCCCAAACAGCGAAGCTTTCAATTGCCTCCCACCATGCCCAAATCCAGGAAGCCATGGCGCGTCGCACCTACCAGGTTGCCATCCGCCTGCTTGATGAATTGAAAAAAGCCGAGCCGGAACTGTATCAGCTCAACAATTATGAGTATTTGCGCGCCCGACTGGCTGACTGGACAGGTGATGGGGCAACAGCGATTCAACTCTATCGCACCGTGGCTGAACAAAAGAATAAATTATCCCCGTTTGCCATGCGGCACCTGGCTGAACTCCAGCACGAGCGCAAAGACTTCAAAAACGAACAGGTGTACTGGCAATTGTTGCGGACCTCCTATCCGAATAGCCCGGCGGTGAAAGGGACGCTGGGGAAACTGGCTGAAAGTTATGAGCACAGCGGCAATTACCGCGCTGCCGCCAGCGTGTACCAGAATATTTCAACCACCGACCGCGAAATTTTGGGAAAAACGGCAATCGCACTGCGCAAAGCGGATAAAGCCGATGCTGCCCGATTGATTTTTCAACGCCTGCTTCAAACCGGGAAAGATGACCAGGCCCTGCTGGCGGCTGAAAACCTGGACGAACTCGGCGGCGAAACACTCACTGAAGCTGACCACCTCGCTCGCGGACGACTGTTTCTCAAAAATCGCCACGCGGAAGGGGCAATTCGCCACTTTCAGACCATCGTCCGACAATACCCGGCCTGCAAACAAATGCCCGAAGTCCTGTTTGGAATCGGACGCGCCCACTACATTTCAGAACGCTGGGATGAAGCCATTACCTGGTATGACCGCGCGCATCGTGAATTTCCCAAAACCCCGGATGGTGAACTGGCTTTTTACCAGCTTGGACACGCCCATCAAAACGCTGGCCGGGCGCGTGAAGCCGTTGCCCAGTATGAAGCCTTTATTGCGGAGTACCCAAAGAGTGAAACCCTGGGCGGTGCCCACTTAAATGCGATTGATACCCTTCGACTGGCCGGAGATACCACGGCGGCGCTTGACTGGTGCGCCCGCACGGAAACACGACTGTCAACCGAAGTAGCCGGAGTCACAGCCAAATTCCTGCGAGCCAAAATTCTGATGAATTTGAACCAGTTCCAGGCGGCGCTCAATGTCTTAAATCAACTCCAAAATGAGCCGCTTGGACGTCGGGCACCGGGTGCAACCAACCGGGGCGAAGTGAACTTTCTGCGCGGCTATTGCCTGGAGCAACTCAAGCAATATAGTCCGGCGATTGACGTTTACCTTGGGCTTCCAGACGAACGAAATCAATATTATGGCCAGCGGGCCACCGAACGCCTGATGAACTTGCGGGAAACACTCAAAGGCAGCGCGGCCAATGAATTCAGCAAACGATTGACGACCTTGCTGGCCACGGCCCGAACGGCGAGCACGGCAGGACGCTATGGGGAAGCGAAATACGCAGCCCACCAGGCGCTCCGGTTGACAACCGACCTGGCCACCCAGCGTGAATTGTTTCGGCTGCTTGAAACCTGCTATCGCAACCTGCCCGACTATGCCCGAGCCTGGAATTACCAGCTTGTTCCTGTTGGCCGGAATGTCATCACCAGTGCCAGCAACACTCCAGTCCAGCGTGATTTAGGTGATGAACTTTGCTTTTTGGGCCTGTTTGATGAAGGTATTTCCGAACTTCCAGCCCCACGGGTCAAAGCAGGTGGGAATGACAACTGGAATTATTCACTGGCGGTGTACTCTAATCGGGGAAATCGGGCCTGGCAGGCCATTGATTACGCCGAACGGGTTTTTGGGTCACTCCCGGCTGATTTTCGGCTCGAATTGATGCCTCGCGATGTGGCCGAATTGCTCTATCCCGCGCCGTACCGTCCGGCAATCCTCAAAGCTACTCGCCCACGGCAGGTTGATCCACGGCTCCTGCTGGCGATTGCCCGGCAGGAATCGCGCTTCCGTCCGTGGGTGAAATCAGCCGCCGCCGCACGCGGCCTGTTTCAATTTATTGATTCGACCGCCGATCAGATTGCCGCTCAACTGAAACTCGATACCTACTCGCGAGATGATTTGTATGAGCCCAAATATGCGGTGTTGTTTGGCGCCCAATACGTTTCAAACCTGTTTAAGCAGTTCCCTGGCCACCCACAGGCAGTCGTAGCCTCATACAATGGGGGTGAAGCCGGTGTCCGGCGATGGCTGCAACGGGCTGGAAGTGACGACGTAGACCGGTTTACCCCCGAAGTCGGGTTTGCTGAAACCAAGGATTACGTCTTTATTGTCATGAACAACTACGCCGCCTATCGCCAACTCTATCAACGTGATCTGACCGAGCCAGAAGCCAGCCAGTCGGCTTCGACAATCCCACAAACCCGGGATGAAACAGCCAGTTCCCAGCTTCACGAACTGGCGATGGCACTGGTCGAAGGCGGCGCAGTGGCGATCTTGAAAGAACACTAA
- a CDS encoding sigma-54-dependent Fis family transcriptional regulator: protein MRFPSRSESFDRIREKVISGQAALEFGDSAQALTLLDEAVGQVLSLDWSDETVWKRWPVMQGVLQFAKQYLDQEIAESSLAPDVSENSDEPRFLTSIPELMIVNREMRAIIDQIVRIRHTRMNVLITGESGVGKELLAKAIHVESDLRDNVYIPFNCAAVAPELLESRLFGHRRGAFTGAVTDQRGVIRAAEGGTLFLDEVGELPLEVQPKLLRFLQEGEIQPLGEDRPIKVKVRIVAATNRHLEAQVAEGNFREDLFHRLNVIRLDVPPLRERREEILPLAQRFLKELASRAKKDLQLSEGAAFMLQNYNWPGNIRQLRNEMERMVAYTEDKQLITPRMLSPEITSFKPVTSATVGSSRSDGSIRVEFPPGLELAQIMDAVEKQIITETLARNKNNISKTARELGITRKGLHIKRDRLGI from the coding sequence ATGCGTTTTCCTTCACGTTCCGAGTCATTTGACCGCATTCGTGAAAAGGTGATTTCTGGCCAGGCGGCCCTTGAATTTGGAGATTCAGCCCAGGCCCTGACGTTGCTCGACGAAGCTGTGGGCCAGGTGTTATCGCTTGATTGGTCGGATGAGACCGTCTGGAAGCGATGGCCCGTGATGCAGGGGGTTCTGCAGTTTGCCAAACAATATCTTGATCAGGAAATTGCGGAAAGCTCGCTTGCCCCGGATGTCTCGGAAAATTCAGATGAACCACGGTTTCTGACATCAATTCCCGAGTTAATGATTGTCAATCGTGAAATGCGGGCCATCATTGATCAAATTGTGCGCATCCGGCATACCCGGATGAATGTGCTCATCACGGGTGAATCTGGCGTTGGTAAAGAGTTGCTGGCGAAAGCGATCCACGTCGAAAGTGATCTGCGCGATAACGTCTACATTCCCTTCAATTGTGCTGCCGTTGCTCCTGAACTGCTTGAAAGCCGGCTCTTTGGCCACCGCCGGGGTGCCTTTACGGGTGCGGTCACCGACCAGCGCGGCGTGATTCGAGCGGCTGAAGGCGGAACTTTGTTTCTGGATGAAGTTGGGGAACTCCCGCTTGAGGTCCAGCCGAAATTGCTTCGGTTCCTTCAGGAAGGCGAAATCCAGCCCTTAGGCGAAGACCGTCCGATCAAAGTGAAGGTCCGTATTGTCGCCGCGACCAACCGCCATCTGGAGGCCCAGGTCGCTGAAGGGAATTTTCGCGAAGATTTATTTCACCGGCTCAACGTGATTCGGCTCGATGTGCCACCGCTTCGTGAACGTCGCGAAGAGATTTTGCCGCTCGCCCAGCGGTTCTTGAAAGAACTGGCTAGCCGGGCCAAAAAAGACCTGCAACTCTCGGAAGGCGCTGCCTTTATGCTCCAGAATTACAACTGGCCGGGCAACATTCGCCAACTTCGCAATGAAATGGAGCGAATGGTGGCCTATACCGAAGATAAACAGCTTATTACGCCCCGAATGTTATCTCCGGAAATTACATCGTTCAAACCGGTGACATCGGCCACCGTTGGTTCAAGTCGTTCAGATGGAAGCATCCGGGTTGAGTTTCCGCCTGGTCTGGAACTGGCTCAGATTATGGACGCGGTCGAAAAGCAGATCATTACCGAAACGCTGGCACGCAATAAGAACAACATTTCCAAAACCGCCCGTGAATTGGGGATTACTCGCAAAGGGCTGCACATCAAGCGGGACCGACTCGGGATTTGA
- a CDS encoding peptidase S41 — MMKISVPEKPWFRFLFVWSLLLTLGCGIFSSDGFGQTASPPALSRDEQWRQDVQFLAKELPARHKNLFFHLKKADFNRSIQQLDKTLPKLSDDEIKVELMRIVASVNDAHTDFNPQFKKVLPLAHLWFKDGLYLLRSPAEHQALLGCKLIRIGNTPIDQAFKLVKPLISYENDQWLLTESPQYLMNPGILKVLKIIPDDIRASLTYQDRQGQTHTVEINSVEKLDGISWVQALDPEKRGAPLYRQKQQLNYWFEYLAESKTLFVKYNRCRDMDDLPFAKFNQDLWAFADQHQVDRLVIDLRHNGGGNSVIFRPMLEEIKKRTAINQPGRLFAIIGRGTFSSGYLNALELRQQTKATIFGEPTGQKPNAFGEVKSFKLPNSGLEVSYSTKYFKTSDKDEPSMLPDVDVRTSIDDFLNARDPILAAILAK; from the coding sequence ATGATGAAGATCTCTGTTCCTGAAAAACCGTGGTTTCGTTTTTTGTTCGTCTGGAGTCTTCTCCTTACGCTCGGATGTGGAATATTTTCCAGTGATGGGTTTGGCCAAACTGCATCTCCCCCAGCTCTCTCGCGTGATGAGCAGTGGCGCCAGGATGTGCAGTTCCTGGCCAAAGAACTCCCGGCGCGTCACAAAAATCTCTTTTTTCACCTCAAAAAAGCCGATTTCAACCGATCTATTCAGCAACTGGACAAAACACTTCCAAAGCTGTCGGATGATGAAATCAAAGTTGAGCTGATGCGAATTGTGGCTTCAGTCAATGATGCGCACACGGATTTCAATCCGCAGTTTAAAAAAGTGCTTCCATTGGCGCATCTGTGGTTCAAAGATGGGTTGTATCTGTTGCGGTCCCCAGCAGAACATCAGGCATTGCTCGGCTGCAAACTAATCCGAATTGGAAATACACCGATTGATCAGGCGTTCAAACTGGTGAAACCATTGATTTCATATGAAAACGACCAGTGGCTCTTGACTGAAAGCCCTCAGTATTTGATGAATCCAGGAATTTTAAAGGTCCTCAAAATCATTCCGGATGACATCCGAGCCAGTTTGACCTATCAGGATCGTCAAGGACAAACGCACACCGTTGAAATCAATTCGGTTGAGAAACTTGACGGAATTTCCTGGGTTCAGGCGCTGGATCCTGAAAAACGTGGCGCCCCGCTTTATCGGCAGAAACAACAACTCAACTACTGGTTTGAATATCTAGCTGAGTCGAAAACGCTGTTTGTCAAATACAACCGCTGCCGGGATATGGATGACCTGCCCTTTGCCAAATTTAATCAGGATCTCTGGGCTTTTGCTGACCAGCACCAGGTAGATCGGCTGGTGATTGATTTGCGGCACAATGGCGGCGGGAATTCAGTGATTTTCCGGCCAATGCTGGAAGAAATCAAAAAACGAACTGCCATCAACCAGCCCGGACGGCTCTTTGCCATTATTGGTCGAGGAACGTTTTCATCCGGGTATTTAAATGCACTTGAGTTGCGACAACAAACCAAAGCCACGATCTTCGGAGAGCCAACCGGGCAAAAACCAAATGCCTTCGGTGAAGTCAAATCGTTCAAACTCCCCAATTCCGGCCTTGAAGTTTCCTATTCGACCAAATACTTCAAGACTTCGGACAAAGACGAACCTTCGATGCTGCCGGATGTTGATGTCCGAACCTCAATAGATGACTTTTTAAATGCCCGTGACCCGATCCTGGCGGCTATTTTAGCCAAATAA
- a CDS encoding DUF4276 family protein yields MICISCIVEGKGEVVALPILIRRIRERIDPELWVDVPQPVLTDRSKIVRQGQIAQSGEFERALRLAIAKLNGPGAILILLDSDDDCPAQLGPALLQEAKRLRTDVPIVTIFAHREYEAWFLAAAESLRGIRGLPGNLETPPEPESIRGTKEWLTKRLPSGQKYSPTVDQAALTAQFDLELALERSASFRKLYRDVESLLNQLRS; encoded by the coding sequence ATGATCTGTATCAGTTGCATTGTTGAAGGAAAAGGAGAAGTTGTCGCCTTACCGATTCTGATCCGCCGGATTCGAGAACGGATTGATCCTGAGTTGTGGGTTGATGTGCCGCAGCCAGTCCTAACTGATCGTTCGAAAATTGTTAGACAAGGTCAAATTGCTCAAAGTGGAGAATTTGAACGAGCACTCCGCCTGGCCATTGCCAAACTGAATGGTCCAGGTGCCATTCTCATTTTGCTTGATAGTGACGATGATTGCCCGGCTCAACTTGGTCCAGCATTGCTCCAAGAAGCCAAACGACTTCGGACTGATGTGCCAATCGTGACTATTTTTGCACACCGCGAATATGAAGCCTGGTTTCTGGCGGCGGCTGAATCATTGCGAGGTATCCGTGGACTTCCTGGCAATTTAGAAACACCGCCAGAACCTGAGTCCATCAGAGGGACCAAAGAATGGCTCACCAAACGCCTTCCCTCTGGTCAAAAATACAGCCCAACAGTTGATCAGGCAGCACTTACGGCGCAGTTCGACCTCGAATTAGCATTGGAGCGATCTGCTTCATTTCGAAAACTTTACCGTGATGTGGAATCTCTTTTGAACCAGCTTCGAAGCTAA
- a CDS encoding AAA family ATPase: MVFLKRVVIENFKSIAFCDVELGPLTYLVGPNGAGKTNFLQALRFVSASLQYSLNEVVKRRGGFSSLLYSSHGLYESFQAPQPNRMLGIRLEFAFPSGQTGHYALRLKSKVTPTADFQVQDEELVLSPFPNPPGQTEIFFRAHKGKIIQTNLEPLFQWSPSQVTSWTPIPPQTSLCLIGLSGFEPFRQVYTALTQINLYDFDNLFEIRQIQQLTNSYPLSMNGDNLASIINFLAHEYPQIKERIENYLKAVVPSVHGIKVIPSSTLFPGTSVIHGFQEALLVFEQIPPNGQAAQKSAFAASAMSDGTLRILGILTALFQTGPHPVNVVCIEEPELYLHPAAAAVLREAMEEASLTKQVIVTCHSPDILDDHTVNPDSILAVISDKGASQIGHLSQAGMTVLKDHLFTPGELLRMDQLTPIIAVADTRTNLFDLGVEAQ, from the coding sequence ATGGTTTTTCTAAAGCGAGTCGTCATCGAGAATTTCAAAAGCATCGCCTTTTGCGATGTTGAGCTTGGCCCGTTGACTTACCTTGTCGGACCAAATGGAGCGGGAAAGACGAACTTTTTGCAAGCTTTGCGATTTGTTTCCGCTAGCTTGCAATATTCACTAAATGAGGTGGTTAAAAGAAGAGGTGGTTTTTCGAGTTTATTGTACTCATCTCATGGCCTCTACGAATCATTTCAAGCCCCACAACCCAACCGAATGCTTGGCATACGGTTGGAGTTTGCTTTTCCATCAGGCCAAACAGGACATTATGCTTTGCGTTTAAAATCAAAGGTTACTCCAACGGCTGATTTTCAGGTTCAGGATGAAGAGTTAGTACTGTCACCTTTTCCTAACCCACCTGGCCAAACAGAGATTTTCTTTCGCGCTCATAAAGGGAAGATAATTCAAACTAACCTTGAACCGCTTTTTCAATGGTCTCCTTCTCAGGTTACTTCCTGGACTCCGATTCCTCCCCAAACATCTTTATGTTTAATAGGTTTATCCGGATTTGAACCATTTCGCCAAGTTTATACGGCGCTCACTCAAATCAATCTATATGATTTTGATAACCTTTTTGAAATAAGGCAAATCCAACAATTAACCAACAGCTATCCGTTGAGTATGAACGGAGATAATCTTGCAAGCATCATCAATTTTCTTGCTCATGAATATCCACAAATAAAAGAACGTATTGAAAACTACCTCAAAGCTGTTGTCCCATCAGTTCATGGGATCAAAGTAATACCTTCAAGTACTCTTTTCCCCGGCACATCAGTTATACACGGCTTTCAGGAAGCATTACTGGTCTTTGAACAGATTCCACCAAATGGCCAAGCGGCTCAAAAGTCTGCCTTTGCAGCCTCAGCAATGTCAGATGGAACATTGCGAATCCTTGGAATCCTGACCGCTCTTTTTCAAACTGGCCCCCACCCAGTCAATGTCGTTTGCATTGAAGAACCTGAGCTTTACTTGCATCCAGCCGCTGCAGCAGTCCTGCGCGAGGCAATGGAAGAAGCTAGCCTCACGAAACAGGTCATCGTCACCTGCCACAGCCCTGACATTCTCGATGATCACACCGTGAATCCAGACTCAATCCTGGCGGTTATCTCTGACAAAGGTGCTTCTCAAATTGGTCACCTCTCACAGGCAGGGATGACTGTTCTGAAAGATCACCTCTTCACTCCGGGTGAACTCCTTCGAATGGACCAGCTTACCCCAATAATAGCGGTGGCTGACACCAGAACCAATCTTTTTGATCTCGGGGTCGAGGCACAATGA
- a CDS encoding zinc-binding dehydrogenase: MRHSILVEAFGGPEQLNLVEEASLPLGENAARVAIRAIGVNRADVLLRSGAYHGAQVPARPGIEASGEVVESTSASFPVGSRVVIFSNRTGLYTTETVALEQHMALIPDGTSYEQAAALPINWLTAWYCIHSLLKLQAGETILIPAAVSGVGHAAIQISRQIGARIIASASSDEKLAMAQQLGADVMINYTSQDLVSAVREATDGKGINTFLDAVGGKVFAQGLKVLAPFGRVAALANVTLEDSLINTRDFYPKNAAIFGFQYGNLLASGRYLPNSDMSHILRYVAEGTFVPHIAQTFSLANAADAHRELESRNVMGKLLLIP; the protein is encoded by the coding sequence ATGCGTCATTCAATTCTTGTCGAAGCTTTTGGTGGACCAGAACAACTCAACCTCGTGGAAGAAGCCTCACTTCCACTCGGAGAAAACGCGGCCAGGGTGGCAATTCGGGCGATTGGGGTTAATCGTGCGGATGTACTCTTGCGAAGCGGCGCCTACCATGGCGCCCAGGTGCCGGCCAGACCTGGCATTGAAGCCAGTGGTGAGGTCGTCGAGTCAACTTCGGCCAGTTTCCCGGTTGGCAGCCGGGTCGTGATTTTTTCAAACCGAACGGGCCTCTATACAACGGAAACGGTGGCACTGGAACAACATATGGCGTTGATTCCAGACGGGACTTCGTACGAACAGGCCGCTGCCTTACCAATCAACTGGCTCACCGCCTGGTATTGCATCCATTCACTCTTAAAACTCCAGGCCGGAGAGACAATCCTGATTCCAGCCGCCGTGAGCGGTGTCGGACATGCCGCGATTCAGATTTCCCGCCAAATCGGAGCCCGGATCATTGCCAGCGCGAGCAGCGATGAAAAACTGGCGATGGCGCAGCAACTTGGCGCGGATGTGATGATTAACTACACGAGTCAGGATTTGGTGAGCGCTGTTCGTGAAGCCACCGATGGCAAAGGCATCAATACCTTCCTCGACGCCGTTGGAGGCAAAGTCTTTGCTCAGGGGCTCAAAGTCCTGGCACCGTTTGGCCGCGTCGCCGCCCTGGCCAATGTCACGCTGGAAGACAGCCTGATCAACACGCGCGATTTTTACCCGAAAAATGCAGCGATTTTTGGCTTTCAGTATGGAAACCTGCTGGCTTCCGGGCGCTACCTTCCCAATTCGGATATGTCGCATATCCTGCGATATGTCGCGGAAGGAACCTTCGTTCCCCACATTGCCCAGACATTTTCACTCGCAAATGCGGCTGATGCCCATCGCGAACTTGAAAGCCGAAACGTGATGGGGAAATTACTGCTGATTCCATAA
- a CDS encoding DUF4185 domain-containing protein — MPRKLFAFRLLVLMICLSIFGWLQSVSFCFAQSDPQLDLPTRANITPYSAIAAPEWDALFDRQTGWTGADGIYSIPISGDERPGTAGNTTTFWVFSDTFIGSVNTQNQRVEGSTIIRNTSALLSGGLPNPNQIQFLWKTSNTGVALPRVVPNTSASHWFWPNDGLVVNGRLYLFSLRMKPGGSGVFNFATDGISLLSDSVANLADPFRTYTQVDTRLFQAASGAQGELAFGMAVMPNTTMAGAPRPDGYLYVYGLRNDPGNKKLVVGRVKPDKIAQFSQYRFWNGRTWVTTFRSATPVASRLSSEFSVTPLADGRYLLVFQLDTLSNTVAVSYSNSPAGPWGPPIPIWTCPETTLTPNITTYNAKAHPHLSAPGELLISYNVNTFSFAEHFANADIYRPRFIRLPLP; from the coding sequence ATGCCCAGGAAGCTCTTTGCGTTTCGACTTCTGGTGCTCATGATTTGCTTGAGCATTTTTGGCTGGTTACAGTCAGTCAGCTTCTGCTTTGCTCAATCTGACCCTCAGTTAGACCTCCCAACCCGAGCCAATATCACTCCTTACAGTGCTATAGCCGCGCCCGAATGGGACGCTTTGTTTGATCGGCAAACTGGCTGGACTGGGGCCGATGGGATTTATTCGATTCCAATTTCTGGTGATGAACGTCCCGGCACGGCTGGCAACACCACGACATTTTGGGTCTTTAGCGACACGTTTATTGGTTCAGTCAACACGCAAAACCAGCGAGTCGAAGGCAGCACCATCATTCGCAACACCAGTGCTCTGCTCTCTGGTGGTCTGCCCAATCCAAATCAAATCCAATTTTTGTGGAAGACTTCAAACACGGGTGTCGCTTTGCCCAGAGTTGTACCCAATACCTCAGCTTCACACTGGTTCTGGCCCAATGATGGACTGGTCGTCAATGGCAGGCTGTATCTGTTCAGCCTGCGAATGAAACCCGGTGGCAGCGGCGTGTTTAATTTTGCAACGGATGGCATTTCCCTGTTGAGTGATTCGGTGGCCAATCTGGCGGATCCGTTTCGTACCTACACCCAGGTGGATACACGGTTGTTTCAAGCCGCAAGTGGTGCCCAGGGCGAACTGGCCTTTGGAATGGCGGTGATGCCCAACACCACGATGGCCGGTGCCCCGCGTCCAGATGGATACCTCTATGTGTATGGCCTCAGAAACGACCCCGGCAATAAAAAACTGGTTGTCGGACGTGTCAAACCAGACAAAATCGCTCAATTTTCACAATATCGTTTCTGGAATGGCCGAACCTGGGTCACGACCTTCCGTTCGGCGACACCGGTTGCATCCCGGCTTTCGTCAGAATTTAGCGTCACACCACTGGCGGATGGCCGCTATCTGCTGGTGTTTCAACTTGATACCTTGAGCAATACAGTGGCGGTTAGTTATAGTAATAGTCCAGCCGGACCGTGGGGACCACCAATTCCAATCTGGACCTGCCCGGAAACGACACTCACCCCCAACATCACAACCTATAATGCCAAGGCTCACCCACATCTTTCAGCCCCCGGTGAGTTGCTTATCAGCTACAACGTCAACACATTTTCCTTTGCCGAACACTTTGCCAATGCGGATATTTACCGGCCACGGTTTATCCGCCTTCCACTCCCTTAA
- the queC gene encoding 7-cyano-7-deazaguanine synthase QueC, producing MSKPAVVLLSGGLDSTTVLAIAQSEGYAVYALSFDYGQRHARELEAARHIAAQSQVKDHLVVSFDMRAIGGSALTAAIDVPKNRSNEQLSTGIPVTYVPARNTIFLSFALAWAEVLGAEDIFIGVNALDYSGYPDCRPEYIQAYETLANLATRAGVEGKQHLQIHAPLMTLTKGEIIRRGLELGVDYGLTHSCYDPTPDGTACGECDSCQLRLKGFAEAGITDPVPYRD from the coding sequence ATGTCCAAACCAGCCGTTGTGTTGCTCAGTGGTGGTCTTGATTCGACCACCGTTCTGGCCATTGCCCAATCAGAAGGCTATGCCGTCTATGCGTTGTCATTTGACTATGGACAGCGCCACGCCCGCGAACTTGAAGCCGCACGCCACATCGCTGCCCAATCACAGGTCAAAGACCATCTCGTCGTGTCATTTGATATGCGCGCCATCGGTGGCTCGGCCCTGACGGCAGCGATTGACGTTCCCAAAAATCGTTCCAACGAACAACTCTCCACTGGAATTCCAGTAACCTACGTGCCAGCCCGAAACACCATTTTCCTGTCATTTGCCCTCGCCTGGGCCGAAGTCCTGGGTGCGGAAGATATCTTCATCGGGGTCAATGCACTCGATTATTCAGGCTATCCCGACTGCCGGCCAGAATATATTCAGGCTTATGAAACGCTGGCCAATCTGGCCACACGAGCTGGGGTTGAAGGGAAACAGCACCTTCAGATTCATGCCCCTCTGATGACACTGACGAAGGGGGAAATTATTCGGCGCGGGCTTGAACTTGGTGTAGACTATGGCCTCACTCACAGTTGTTATGATCCAACCCCAGATGGCACGGCCTGTGGCGAGTGCGACAGTTGCCAGTTGCGCCTCAAAGGCTTTGCCGAAGCTGGGATAACTGATCCGGTGCCGTATCGGGATTGA